Proteins encoded in a region of the Stieleria neptunia genome:
- a CDS encoding FAD-dependent oxidoreductase, whose amino-acid sequence MVVYGATPAGIAAALNAAEADRSVWLVEPTGQIGGMTTHGLSHSDFHSFEALNGPFLDFSQRVLQHYRETDGEESEQVKDSWRGTHGEPSVNLLVFEKMLAEAPTISVLTNHRLLEVDVEESAIAALHFAIPGSTPITVKPPMVIDASYEGDLLAAANVPYRVGREARSEYGESLAPETADDQLQGYNFRLCMTQNESNRVPIPVPENYNREDYAAIIPLVKSGQFDAAFGYPGRRFILKAHLPVMPNGKHDINDVSKGLVRLSLPGHNRDYPEGDVATRRRIEKKHLDWQLGLMHFVQTDPELPDAFREAARTWGLCRDEFADSGHIPPQIYVREARRMVGQRVYTESDTQYAPDDARARLHPDAIAIGEYSHNCHGTDHAGPLIGGRHTGEFYKGVAPYQIPYGVLVPKTMRNLLVPTACSASHVGFCALRLEPIWMSLGGAAGYAADLALTENVRVQEIDVEALKRRVWSRGGATIHVSDVRPGHPDFVAVQWWGSLGGLHGIEPAPEKSGARGKHIVSQYFEAFPGHAARLDQPLDNALTTRWNQLARRHGLSVPATSGTRGDWIRAAFAAANQ is encoded by the coding sequence GTGGTCGTTTACGGGGCCACGCCTGCCGGCATTGCCGCCGCGCTGAATGCTGCGGAAGCTGACCGCAGCGTCTGGCTGGTCGAGCCCACCGGACAGATCGGTGGAATGACGACGCATGGTCTATCACATTCGGATTTTCACAGCTTCGAAGCGCTCAACGGACCGTTTCTGGATTTCAGTCAGCGGGTCTTGCAGCACTATCGGGAAACGGATGGTGAAGAGTCGGAGCAGGTCAAAGACAGTTGGCGGGGCACCCACGGTGAGCCTTCGGTCAATCTGCTTGTCTTTGAAAAGATGCTCGCCGAAGCGCCGACCATTTCGGTTCTGACGAACCATCGGTTGCTCGAAGTGGACGTCGAGGAGTCGGCCATTGCGGCGCTGCACTTTGCGATTCCTGGTTCAACGCCAATCACGGTCAAGCCGCCGATGGTGATCGACGCCAGCTACGAAGGGGACTTGCTCGCAGCGGCAAACGTCCCGTACCGCGTGGGGCGGGAGGCGCGGTCGGAATACGGCGAATCGCTCGCACCGGAAACTGCCGATGACCAGCTACAGGGCTACAACTTCCGTTTGTGCATGACGCAGAACGAATCGAACCGTGTGCCGATTCCCGTGCCCGAGAATTACAATCGCGAAGACTACGCGGCGATCATTCCACTGGTCAAATCCGGCCAGTTCGATGCCGCCTTCGGGTACCCCGGTCGGCGTTTCATCCTCAAGGCTCATCTGCCCGTGATGCCTAACGGCAAGCACGACATCAACGACGTTTCCAAGGGGCTCGTCCGGCTCTCGTTGCCGGGGCACAATCGCGACTATCCCGAAGGCGACGTCGCCACCCGACGTCGGATCGAAAAGAAACACCTCGACTGGCAACTCGGCCTGATGCACTTCGTCCAGACCGATCCCGAACTGCCGGATGCGTTTCGCGAGGCCGCCAGAACATGGGGCTTGTGTCGCGATGAGTTTGCCGACAGCGGCCACATCCCGCCGCAGATTTACGTTCGAGAAGCGCGCCGTATGGTGGGGCAGCGAGTCTATACCGAGTCAGACACGCAATACGCCCCGGACGACGCCCGCGCCCGCTTGCATCCCGACGCAATCGCCATCGGAGAATACAGCCACAACTGTCACGGCACGGACCACGCAGGACCGCTGATCGGCGGACGGCACACCGGCGAGTTTTACAAAGGCGTCGCACCCTATCAGATTCCCTACGGAGTCCTGGTGCCGAAGACGATGCGGAATCTACTCGTTCCGACCGCCTGCAGCGCCAGCCACGTCGGCTTCTGCGCGCTTCGTTTGGAACCGATCTGGATGTCGCTCGGCGGTGCTGCTGGATACGCCGCCGACTTGGCCCTGACCGAAAACGTCAGGGTCCAGGAGATCGATGTCGAAGCGTTGAAGCGGCGGGTCTGGTCGCGCGGCGGTGCAACGATCCACGTCAGTGACGTGCGGCCAGGGCACCCGGATTTCGTCGCCGTGCAATGGTGGGGCAGCCTGGGCGGGTTGCACGGAATCGAACCTGCTCCCGAGAAGTCGGGGGCGCGCGGCAAGCACATCGTCAGCCAGTATTTCGAAGCGTTTCCCGGGCATGCTGCAAGGCTCGACCAGCCGCTCGATAACGCATTGACGACACGTTGGAATCAACTCGCCCGTCGGCATGGCCTGTCCGTTCCCGCCACCAGCGGCACGCGTGGCGACTGGATTCGAGCCGCGTTCGCGGCTGCCAATCAGTAG
- a CDS encoding 3-alpha domain-containing protein produces the protein MYAKPRSSEDDRRLSECAALSASWKRTLHNRAWSGIERDASSRLFGD, from the coding sequence ATGTACGCCAAGCCACGGTCCAGCGAAGACGACAGACGTCTTTCGGAATGTGCCGCCCTCTCAGCCTCGTGGAAGCGAACTTTGCACAATCGGGCATGGAGCGGGATCGAACGCGATGCGTCGTCCCGGCTGTTTGGCGACTAG
- a CDS encoding thioredoxin family protein codes for MKTKAQFYHAGCPVCVAAEQSVAEALDPARFDVEIVHLGETTDRLPEAESAGVKSVPALVINGQPFHINHGADLSALK; via the coding sequence ATGAAAACCAAAGCCCAATTCTACCACGCCGGATGTCCCGTTTGCGTTGCCGCCGAGCAGTCCGTTGCCGAAGCCCTCGATCCCGCCCGCTTTGATGTCGAAATCGTACACTTGGGTGAGACCACAGATCGGCTGCCGGAAGCAGAATCAGCGGGTGTGAAGTCGGTCCCCGCCTTGGTGATCAACGGGCAGCCGTTCCATATTAACCATGGAGCCGATCTGTCGGCGCTCAAGTAA
- a CDS encoding winged helix-turn-helix transcriptional regulator yields the protein MSNENSHPSVTEIFEQCVGCKWTLHVLSQIRQGVKRPGQLERTADGLTTKVLNERLVKLVRFGITEKNSFPEVPPRVEYSLTPFGLRFVEILDQVSQLQEEFDREATPTN from the coding sequence GTGAGCAACGAGAATTCACATCCATCGGTGACAGAGATTTTTGAGCAATGCGTCGGCTGCAAGTGGACGTTGCATGTCTTGTCCCAGATCCGTCAGGGCGTGAAGCGTCCCGGACAACTCGAGCGCACCGCCGACGGGCTGACCACCAAGGTCTTGAATGAACGGCTCGTCAAGCTCGTGCGTTTCGGGATCACAGAAAAAAACAGTTTCCCGGAAGTCCCGCCGAGAGTCGAGTACAGTCTGACACCGTTCGGGCTGCGATTCGTCGAGATTCTCGATCAAGTGTCTCAGTTGCAAGAAGAATTCGATCGCGAAGCAACGCCCACGAATTGA
- a CDS encoding SGNH/GDSL hydrolase family protein translates to MSTAVAARGEFPLRDAVECIPRQGLPNFIAKVQAGETVRVAYLGGSITAAPGWRVQSRQWLQERYPDATVNEIHAAIGGTGSDLGVFRLQRDALQHQPDLLFVEFAVNDGGAAPERIHQSMEGIVRQTWASNPKTDICFVYTLTQAMLPDLQSGKMPRAASAMEDLADHYSIPSILFGVEVARLESAGKLIFKAPKPKDIDSEPMVFSTDGVHPHVETGHRLYTEAIARSWPKFTAADDAPQTHALIAPLREDNWERAKMVAINPEMLTGNWTKLPADHALAKRFRRNMPELYQADAPGATLAFTFEGTHAALFDVLGPDGGQVRVQIDGDEVTRNRIDGYCTYHRMATLTIGSKLAPGRHSVEIQLTPQRLDKREILFERNRADFDAKPDKYKQHTWYASSLMLIGDLEE, encoded by the coding sequence TTGTCCACCGCCGTTGCGGCTCGCGGTGAATTCCCGCTTCGCGATGCCGTTGAATGCATTCCACGCCAGGGACTGCCGAATTTCATCGCCAAAGTCCAGGCCGGCGAGACGGTTCGCGTGGCGTACCTCGGTGGCAGCATCACCGCCGCGCCGGGTTGGCGCGTTCAATCGCGACAGTGGCTTCAGGAGCGATACCCCGATGCGACCGTCAACGAGATCCACGCGGCGATCGGTGGCACGGGCTCGGACCTGGGCGTGTTTCGTCTGCAGCGAGATGCGTTGCAGCACCAACCGGATTTGCTGTTCGTGGAATTTGCGGTCAACGACGGCGGAGCCGCCCCGGAACGCATCCATCAATCAATGGAAGGCATCGTGCGTCAAACCTGGGCGTCCAATCCGAAAACCGACATTTGTTTTGTCTACACGCTCACGCAAGCGATGCTGCCCGATCTGCAGTCCGGCAAGATGCCTCGTGCCGCCAGCGCCATGGAAGACTTGGCCGATCACTATTCGATCCCTTCGATTCTTTTCGGCGTCGAAGTCGCTCGTTTGGAGTCGGCGGGAAAGCTGATTTTCAAAGCCCCGAAACCAAAGGACATCGATTCCGAACCGATGGTCTTCTCAACCGATGGCGTTCATCCGCATGTCGAAACCGGGCACCGTCTCTATACCGAAGCGATCGCGCGATCTTGGCCGAAGTTCACCGCGGCCGACGATGCCCCGCAAACCCATGCCTTGATCGCCCCCCTTCGCGAGGACAACTGGGAACGAGCCAAAATGGTGGCCATTAACCCCGAGATGTTGACCGGGAACTGGACCAAGCTTCCCGCGGATCATGCGCTGGCCAAGCGATTTAGGCGTAACATGCCCGAGCTCTATCAAGCTGACGCACCGGGTGCGACGTTGGCATTCACGTTCGAAGGCACGCACGCCGCTCTGTTTGACGTGTTGGGACCCGATGGCGGTCAGGTCCGCGTCCAGATCGACGGCGACGAAGTCACCCGCAACCGCATCGATGGCTATTGCACCTACCACCGGATGGCGACGTTGACGATCGGCTCGAAACTCGCCCCCGGCCGGCACAGCGTCGAGATTCAATTGACACCGCAACGGCTGGACAAGCGAGAGATTTTGTTTGAACGCAATCGAGCCGATTTTGATGCCAAGCCTGACAAGTACAAACAGCACACCTGGTACGCTTCGTCGCTGATGTTGATCGGCGACTTGGAAGAGTGA
- a CDS encoding serine/threonine-protein kinase produces the protein MIARIHYDRETLDEFLHDRLAAGTEEVTRHIESCDDCQSIIEDMAEANLTWQDAAELLRDAPQDFLNCAADFPIGAATDASSADRPRGQPDAVSFLEPSDDLESIGRFARYEIIRVLGRGGMGIVMQAMDTSLGRLCAVKVLAPELACSAAARQRFSREAKSAAAVVHPHVVPIQTVDEHEGLPYLVMPVVEGPSLQQRVDQNGPLSLIETVRIAAQIADGLSAAHQQSLVHRDIKPANILLENGVERVQITDFGLARAVDDASMTRSGVIAGTPQYMSPEQAHGDSIDHRSDLFSLGSVMYFMLTGRSPFRAETTMGVLNRIGNDDPRSLREINADVPEWLEAIVMRLLSKDADGRYQSSSELAQLLKGWQAHLLDPTRADAPEPQRPTSLRTNVSGSGRKFGNKLPWILAAGMFGFLVWAATLIILQTDHGTLRIESSTDENLPIVIRKGDEIVDEVTVTREGASIQVKSGIYIVEIAGDVDGFEIQNDSVVIKRGATQVAKIIETKSVGDPQTDVISQMPDRSEPPKLSPFTRMEFRGQQVLVTYRSEQFELLEIDGFAIQDLVKQTKQAFGQKWKKRLSEDLVEVFWKLGHLPEESVHLKLKRLDSGKVVSGDAKMTEANRQALYRDNAHNQPVGRSVEDYYKTVLSGNTSVKADAVPLDEFLEKLSEQHRIPIILDQNNLKRAGITTNTAVSIEMQNVSLRMVLNIALAKVGCKYEVKNEIIRVFAAPKP, from the coding sequence ATGATTGCACGTATTCATTACGACCGCGAAACGCTCGACGAATTTTTGCACGATCGTCTCGCAGCAGGCACCGAAGAAGTCACCCGGCACATCGAGTCGTGCGACGATTGCCAGTCCATCATCGAGGACATGGCGGAAGCAAACTTGACCTGGCAAGATGCCGCGGAGTTGCTGCGCGACGCCCCGCAAGACTTCCTGAATTGCGCCGCAGACTTCCCGATCGGCGCCGCAACGGACGCGAGCTCGGCGGACCGTCCGAGGGGCCAACCCGATGCCGTTTCTTTTCTCGAACCGTCGGACGATCTCGAATCGATCGGGCGTTTTGCACGCTATGAGATCATACGAGTTCTCGGCCGCGGCGGCATGGGGATTGTGATGCAGGCCATGGACACTTCACTGGGGCGACTCTGTGCCGTGAAAGTCTTGGCCCCCGAATTGGCCTGTTCCGCCGCCGCTCGCCAACGGTTTTCGCGCGAGGCGAAGAGTGCCGCGGCGGTCGTCCACCCGCACGTTGTTCCGATTCAAACGGTCGATGAACACGAAGGGCTTCCCTATTTGGTCATGCCCGTTGTGGAAGGTCCCAGTCTGCAACAGCGGGTGGACCAAAACGGTCCGCTTTCGCTGATCGAAACGGTCCGAATTGCGGCTCAGATTGCCGACGGTCTTTCCGCCGCACACCAGCAGAGTCTGGTTCACCGCGATATCAAACCCGCAAATATCCTATTGGAGAACGGAGTCGAACGCGTCCAAATCACAGATTTTGGTCTGGCCCGAGCGGTGGACGACGCCAGCATGACACGCAGTGGCGTGATCGCGGGAACGCCACAATACATGTCGCCCGAACAAGCCCACGGGGATTCGATCGACCACCGCAGTGATCTGTTCTCACTCGGCAGTGTCATGTACTTCATGCTCACCGGTCGTAGTCCGTTTCGCGCCGAGACGACGATGGGGGTGCTCAATCGAATCGGCAATGACGACCCGAGATCGCTGCGGGAGATCAATGCCGACGTTCCCGAGTGGCTCGAAGCGATCGTGATGCGACTACTCAGCAAGGACGCCGACGGACGTTATCAAAGTTCATCGGAACTGGCTCAGCTGTTGAAAGGCTGGCAAGCCCATTTGCTCGATCCGACACGGGCCGACGCGCCAGAGCCCCAACGCCCCACAAGCCTACGGACGAACGTCTCAGGCAGCGGTCGCAAGTTCGGCAACAAATTGCCGTGGATCCTTGCCGCGGGAATGTTCGGGTTTTTGGTTTGGGCGGCAACCCTCATCATCTTGCAGACCGACCACGGGACATTGCGGATCGAAAGCAGCACGGACGAGAATCTGCCGATTGTGATCCGGAAAGGTGATGAAATCGTCGACGAGGTAACGGTGACCCGAGAGGGCGCATCGATCCAGGTGAAATCAGGCATCTACATCGTTGAAATTGCTGGCGATGTGGATGGTTTCGAGATCCAGAACGATTCGGTGGTGATCAAACGCGGGGCGACTCAAGTGGCCAAGATTATCGAAACGAAATCCGTTGGCGACCCACAGACTGATGTGATCTCGCAAATGCCCGATCGATCAGAGCCGCCCAAGCTGTCACCGTTCACACGGATGGAGTTCCGAGGTCAACAGGTCCTCGTCACGTATCGCTCTGAACAATTCGAACTGCTCGAGATCGACGGCTTCGCGATCCAAGATCTGGTCAAACAAACGAAGCAAGCTTTTGGTCAGAAATGGAAGAAGCGATTGAGTGAAGACCTGGTCGAGGTGTTTTGGAAACTGGGACATCTTCCCGAGGAGTCTGTTCATCTCAAACTGAAGCGACTTGATTCCGGGAAAGTGGTGTCTGGCGATGCGAAGATGACCGAAGCGAATCGCCAGGCACTCTATCGTGACAACGCCCACAACCAACCGGTGGGGCGCAGTGTTGAGGACTATTACAAAACGGTTCTGTCGGGCAATACATCCGTCAAAGCGGACGCCGTGCCGCTCGACGAGTTCCTGGAGAAGCTTTCCGAGCAGCATCGGATTCCAATCATCTTGGACCAGAATAATTTGAAGCGAGCCGGCATCACCACGAATACGGCAGTCAGCATTGAAATGCAGAACGTCAGTCTGCGGATGGTGCTGAACATCGCCCTGGCGAAAGTCGGCTGTAAATACGAAGTGAAAAACGAGATCATCCGCGTCTTTGCCGCACCGAAACCGTAA
- a CDS encoding RNA polymerase sigma factor: protein MLQGPETRASLIGKLNQPASEEVWMEFVTIYRPLVVRVGLAKGLQHADAEDLAQDVFAAVRRSLGTFTKRGQGSFRAWLFRITRNLVVNHLTRSKGPVGSGDSQMNRLLMQQPDRQNETATLFDHELRRQQFHLAAERVRPKFEPATWLAFWRTAVGGESISTVASSLGKSEGAVRMAKCRVFARLQQEAQQLSGLWETDG from the coding sequence ATGTTGCAAGGTCCGGAAACACGAGCGTCACTGATCGGCAAGCTGAACCAACCGGCTTCGGAAGAGGTTTGGATGGAGTTTGTCACGATCTACCGGCCGCTGGTGGTTCGGGTGGGGTTGGCGAAGGGCCTGCAACACGCCGACGCTGAAGATTTGGCGCAAGACGTGTTTGCGGCCGTGCGACGGTCTCTGGGGACCTTCACCAAACGCGGTCAGGGGTCGTTTCGAGCGTGGTTGTTCCGCATCACCCGTAATCTGGTCGTCAATCACTTGACGCGATCCAAGGGGCCGGTGGGGTCGGGCGACAGCCAGATGAACCGGTTGTTGATGCAGCAACCGGATCGTCAAAACGAAACGGCCACGTTGTTCGATCACGAACTCCGTCGTCAGCAATTTCACCTTGCGGCCGAACGGGTGCGTCCGAAATTCGAACCCGCCACCTGGCTAGCGTTTTGGAGGACGGCGGTCGGGGGCGAATCGATCTCTACCGTCGCGTCGTCGCTCGGAAAGTCCGAGGGCGCCGTTCGAATGGCAAAGTGCCGCGTGTTTGCACGTTTGCAACAAGAAGCTCAACAACTTTCCGGCCTGTGGGAGACCGACGGATGA
- a CDS encoding DUF1559 domain-containing protein, protein MRNLTHKRSAFTLVELLVVIAIIGVMVGLLLPAVQAAREAARRMQCSNNMKQIGLAIHNYHDTFRQMPANHGLRTDLPSTGRPHSGVSWLTVILPQLEQSSAADAIIYEGTDFSEDSILPNRNWELMSRTNVPTYNCPSSALERFRIQETSDATKDFDPDAPDTYEVQIPDYVASVGYYNPPGSNVFSWDRYYANTATWSWGWLQDDGFLSMLNNRFRERRFSSVLDGLSNTIAVGEHGAFLQHFDGTQEDSRPGRGPGGFWAARPMHYAWGAFHGKTANVTVPRYPNNSLFSGNWTQNMEHTLHNGFRSQHVGGVQFTMGDGSVRFITDSIDFDNIFTALCGRSDRYVFDQEWVQ, encoded by the coding sequence ATGAGAAATCTCACTCACAAGCGTTCCGCCTTCACACTGGTTGAGTTGTTGGTCGTGATTGCCATCATTGGCGTCATGGTCGGTCTGCTGCTCCCCGCAGTGCAAGCTGCCCGCGAAGCAGCACGGCGGATGCAGTGCTCCAACAACATGAAACAGATCGGGTTGGCGATCCACAACTATCATGACACGTTTCGTCAAATGCCGGCCAACCATGGACTGCGAACCGATCTGCCGTCGACGGGACGTCCGCACTCGGGCGTTTCCTGGTTAACGGTGATTCTGCCACAACTGGAGCAGTCGTCGGCAGCGGATGCAATCATTTATGAAGGCACCGACTTCAGCGAAGACTCAATCCTTCCCAACCGCAACTGGGAACTGATGTCTCGAACCAACGTTCCGACCTACAACTGCCCCTCCAGCGCCCTGGAACGATTTCGCATTCAGGAAACCAGCGACGCGACCAAAGACTTTGATCCGGATGCACCGGACACCTACGAAGTCCAGATTCCCGACTACGTCGCATCGGTCGGATACTACAACCCCCCGGGATCGAACGTCTTCTCTTGGGATCGCTACTACGCCAACACCGCGACCTGGTCATGGGGATGGTTGCAAGACGATGGCTTCCTGTCGATGTTGAACAACCGTTTCCGAGAGCGTCGATTCTCCAGCGTCTTGGACGGATTGAGCAACACGATTGCGGTCGGGGAGCACGGTGCCTTCCTGCAGCACTTTGACGGCACTCAAGAAGACTCGCGTCCCGGGCGTGGTCCGGGAGGCTTCTGGGCCGCTCGTCCGATGCACTATGCCTGGGGTGCCTTTCACGGCAAGACCGCCAATGTCACGGTGCCGCGTTATCCGAACAACAGCCTGTTTTCGGGAAACTGGACTCAGAACATGGAACACACCTTGCACAACGGGTTCCGCTCGCAGCACGTCGGCGGGGTGCAGTTCACCATGGGCGACGGTTCGGTTCGTTTCATCACCGACAGCATCGACTTTGACAACATCTTCACCGCATTGTGCGGTCGCTCGGACCGTTACGTGTTCGACCAGGAGTGGGTGCAGTAG
- a CDS encoding carboxypeptidase-like regulatory domain-containing protein, producing MTYHSTFRRPLRWAAAILVLACLQTGCDSSPKLGQVTGVLTMDGEPIKNGSIEFIPSAGGRPSLALTDEQGRYTAYYLPNVPGAVPGKHRIRFEIAKAKPGDPGLVRPKGKGKPKGEVTLEPSTIEVVAGENQVDFKLVEAQS from the coding sequence ATGACGTATCATTCGACATTTCGCCGGCCGCTCCGCTGGGCGGCCGCCATCCTGGTCCTGGCGTGCCTGCAGACCGGATGCGATTCCTCACCCAAACTCGGTCAAGTCACCGGTGTTTTGACGATGGACGGAGAACCGATCAAGAACGGCAGTATCGAATTTATCCCCAGCGCCGGCGGTCGACCGTCGTTGGCGCTGACGGATGAACAGGGACGCTACACCGCGTACTACCTGCCCAACGTGCCGGGCGCTGTTCCCGGTAAACACCGCATCCGTTTCGAAATCGCCAAGGCAAAACCCGGCGATCCCGGACTGGTTCGTCCCAAGGGCAAGGGCAAACCCAAGGGCGAGGTCACACTGGAACCGTCGACCATCGAAGTCGTCGCCGGCGAAAACCAAGTCGACTTTAAATTGGTCGAAGCCCAAAGCTGA